CGTCCGCGCCGCGATCGCATCGACGCGGGCGCCGGAATAGCCTTCGCGGGCGAATTCCAGCGTCGCCACTTCAAGGATGTCGCGCTTGGTGCGCTCGGGGTCGTTGGTGCGCTTCGGAGGGGGCGGCATGCGCTCAAGCATCACTGTTTCTCCCGCCAGTTTCTATGGATCACCTTGAAGGTGAAGGCAAATTTCGCCTGCTTGGGCAGCGTTTCGGCGTCGTCTTGCATAAACGTACTAGTTCGTACATTATCGATCCAAACCAAGGTTGCGGCAATCAGCAACAAAAAAACTCGCGCGAGGCGGACCACTGCCTGACGCGAGCCGCGACGGAGACTGCATCCGGGGGAGGAGATTCCATGAGCCTGACGTCAACCGCATCAACGCTGCACGCACCAATCGCGGCCGAAGCCGCGCCGAACAAGCTGCCCAAGCGCGCTGCGCTCGTCAGCTTTGTCGGCAGCATGCTCGAATACTACGACTTCTTCATCTACGGCACCGCCGCCGCGCTGATCTTTCCAAAAGTGTTCTTCGCCAATGTCGACCCGTCGACCGCAACCCTGCTCGCGCTGCTCTCCTTCGGCATCGGCTATATCGCCCGTCCCGTCGGCGCCGTCATCCTCGGCCATTTCGGCGACCGCATCGGGCGCAAGACGGTGCTCCTGTTCACGCTGGTCCTGATGGGCGGCTCGACCCTCGCCATCGGCCTGTTGCCCGATGCCAAGGCCATTGGCAACGCCGCGCCGATCATCCTCACTCTCTTGCGCCTGTTGCAGGGCCTGTCGGCGGCCGGCGAGCAGAGCGGCGCCAACTCGTTGACGCTGGAGCATTCCGCCAACTCCAACCGCGCTTTCTTCACGAGCTGGACGCTGAGCGGTACGCAGGCTGGCGCGATCCTGGCGACGCTGGTGTTCATCCCGGTGTCGAGCCTGCCGGAGGAACAGCTCCTGAGCTGGGGCTGGCGCATTCCCTTCCTGCTCTCCGCGCTTGTGCTGCTGGTCGCCTATCTGGTGCGGCGGACCATGCCGGAAACGCCCGTCTTCACCGAGATCAAGGACAAGGCGAAGGTCGCCCGTTTTCCGGTGGTGGCGCTGCTGCGCGACTACTGGCCGGACGTGCTGCGCGTGATCGTCTGCGCGCTGATCGCCACCGTGAGCACCATGACCGCCGTGTTCGCGCTCGGCTATGCCACCAGCAAGTTCGGCGTCGCGCGCCCGACCATGCTGTGGGCCGGCGCGCTCGGCAACGTCACGGCGCTGATCACCCAGCCGCTGTGGGCGCTGCTCGCCGACCGCATCGGCCGCAAGCCGGTGTTCATCGGCGGCGTGCTCGGCTGCGCGGTGCTGGTCTTCCCGTACTTCCTTGCGGTGGCATCGGGGAATACGCTCGCGATCTTCGCCGCCGCGATGATCCTCTCCGGCATCATCTATGCCGCGCCGAACGCGATCTGGCCGTCCTTCTATGCCGAGATGTTCGAAGCGCGCGTGCGCTACTCCGGCACCGCGATCGGCACGCAACTCGGCTTCCTTGCCGCCGGCTTCACGCCGCTGGTGAGCGCGAGCCTGGTCGGCGAGGGGCCAAATGGCTGGATCCCGGTCGCAATCTTCATCGCCTGCTGCTGCGTGATCTCGGCAGCGGCCGCGGCCACGGCGCGCGAAACCCATGCCGTCGACATCGCCGATCTCGGCAAGCGGCGTGCTTGAGAGCGAACACGAGGATAACGATCGCATGCTGACAGGCGCAGTTCCAACCACGAGCGGGCCGGTTCTCGGCGCCGAGCAGGCCGGCGTGCGCGTCTTCAAGGGCGTGCCGTTCGCGGTTGCGCGGCGCTTTGCAAAGGCAACACCGCCGCGCGCCTGGACGGAGCCGCGCCGCTGCACGGACTACGGCGCCTATGCGCCGCAGCCCGGCCACCTCGACCATGCCGACGAGGACTCCTGTCTCAGCCTGAACATCTGGGCGCCGGCGGCCGTCGATCGTCCGCTGCCGGTGCTGTTCTTCATCCATGGCGGTGCCTTCGTCACCGGCGGCGGCGCCGACTATGACGGCGGCTTCCTCGCTGCGCACGGCCCGGCCGTGATCGTCACCATCAACTACCGGCTCGGGCCGCTCGGCTTCCTGCAGCTCCATCGCCACGGACTGGACGAGGCCAACAATCTGGCTGTCTCGGATGCGCTTGCCGCACTCGACTGGGTTCGCGCCAACATCGCAAGTTTCGGCGGCGACCCGGACGCGGTGACGCTGTCGGGCCAATCGGCCGGCGCGTCCATGGCGATTGCGCTGGCAACGCTGCCGCAAGCCAAAGGCAAATTCATCCGCGCCCTTGCGCTCAGTGCGCCCGGCCGAACCATCACGAGCGCCGATCATGCCGACGAGGTCGCGGCTCGCGTGCTCGCCGAACTCGAGATGGTGCGCGATCCCGCTGCGATCGCGGCCGTGCCGTTGCCGCAGCTCTTTGCGGCGGTGGAGCGCGTCGGCCGGAGGCTCGCGGATGAGACGGACGGAGGCACGGTGTTCGGCCCGGTGCTCGACGGCACCGTGATCCCGCGCGAGCCGCGCGATGTCCTTGCCGACGGGGAGTTGCGCGACATTCCGCTCTGGCTCGGCTCCTGCCGCGACGAGATGATGATGTTCTTGAAGAGCACGCCGCCGGCCGCGATGATCCGCGTCACCGAACAGCAGGTGCGCGCCGCCTTCGGCGATGCCGGCTGGGAGCGCTTGGCTGCCTGCTACCGCGCCACGGCGCGCGCCGACGAGGATCCGTACGAGGCGCTGCTGTCGGACGCGTTCTGGCATCGCCCGATGGCCGATCTGGCGCGGCTTCACGCAGCAGCCGGCGGCGCGGTATGGCTGAGCCGGTTCGATCATCGCCCCGCGCTGGAGCCGTTCCTGTCGCAGGGGCCGACCCACGGCGCCGACAATGCCTGCCTGTGGGCACACCTGCCTGACTTCATCGACCGCCCGATCTTGCGCCGCAAGGGCGGACCGATGACGCCGGCCGACATCGACGTGGCGGCGCGGTTTCAGGCGAGCGTGCTGCGCTTCGTCGCGACCGGCATGCCGGATGTTGCCGAAGCATGGCCGCGGTTCGAGCCCGGCAAGGAGCCTCTCGCAATCTTCGGCCAGCCGTTTCATATTGTTCCTCTCAACCAAGGCAAGCGCTTCGGCCTGTGGGCGGAGCTGACCGAACGGTCCCATCGCGAAGCGGTGGCCTAAGAAGAAAAGAAGATGGGAGGCAAGATGAAGGTCGCCAACCGCAACTTCGCGCACCTCGTGCAATCGGTCCTGTCGGTCGCGAGCCTCGCCATGCTTGCGACCTCAGCCGTCACACCGGCATCCGCGCAAATCGTCGTGACGCCCATTCCCGGCGATCCCGTCAGCATCGACTCCGGCGCCGTGTCCGGCAAGGTGCTACCCTCGGGCGTGAAGGCCTATCTCGGCATCCCCTATGCTGCTCCGCCGCTCGGCGATCTCCGCTGGCGCGAGCCGCAGAAGGTCGAGGCGTGGAAGGGCGTCTACCACGCCGATCGCCTCGCGAGCGAATGCATCCAGGTGCTGCGCCGGCATAACCTCAATCACTATTTCGGTGAGGAGGCGACGAGCGAGAATTGCCTCTACCTGAACATCTGGGCGAGCGGCGATGCCAAGGCGGGCGCAAAGCTTCCGGTCGTGGCCTGGATCTATGGCGGAGGCTTCACGCTCGGCTCCAGCGGCATGGCGATGTATGACGGCGAGAACGTCGCGAAGAAAGGCACGATCTTCGTCAGCTTCAACTACCGCGTCGGCATTTTGGGCAATCTCGCCCATCCCGAGCTGACCGCGGAATCGCCGCACCACGCATCCGGCAATTATGGCCTGATGGATCAGGTCGCCGCTCTGCAATGGATCAAGCGCAACATCGCGCAATTCGGCGGCGATCCCGACAACGTGACCATCACGGGCCAGTCGGCCGGCGCCATGTCGGTGTCGGCGATCGAGGCGAGCCCGCTGGCGAAGGGTCTGTTCAATCGCGGCTTTGCGATGAGCCTGAGCATGTTCGACAACCGCTTCAAATTCCCGAAGCTGCCGGACGCCGAGAAGATCGGCCTCGAGGTGCAGTCGGCGCTAGGCGTGTCGTCGCTCGCGGAGATGCGGCTGATCCAGGCCGACAAGATCTTGGCGATCCAGAAAGATTGTCAGCTCGGTTGCGCCGGGAACATCGCCGTGCCGCTCGATATCGACGGCCATGTGCTGCCCGATACGGTGCCGAACATTTTTGCGGCCGGCAAACAGAACGATGTCGCCACCGTTGCCGGCTTCACCCGCGACGAAAGCTCGAACGATCTCCGCACCGCGGCAAATCTCGAAGCCTATCTCGCCGCTGCAAGGAAGCTCTACGGTGACCAGGCCGATCGCTTCCTCGCGCTCTATCCTGCAAAGACCGATGACGAGGCGAAAGCCATGGGCCTCCTCGCTGCGCGCGAGGGGCTGGTCGAGGTGGGCACGCGCAACTGGGCCGTGGCGCAGAGGAAGACCGGCAAGGCGCGGTTCTACATGTACATGTTCTCGCGGGTGCATCCTTTCGCACCCGGTGTCGAGTTCTTCGACAGCCCGCAGAAGATCGGCGCTTACCACACCTCCGACGTGCCCTATTGGTTCGGCACGCAGGACGCCTTCAACAAGTTCCGCACCACGCGGGTCTGGACCGAATTCGATCGTGCACTGTCCGACCGCATGATGGAAACGCTCGTCGCCTTCGCGCGCACGGGAGACCCGAGCACGCCGGCGACGCCATGGCCGCAGTGGACGGTCGACGCGCAAAAATATCTGGAGTTCGGCGACGACATCGGCGTGCGCGAGGAAAATCGCGCGCGCCTCGATTTCCACACGCCGGTAAACGTCACGCCGTCGACGCCGCGGGCGTCGCGGGACTAGAGCCTGGACTGATGAACCCGCGGTGCGGTCAGGGCGCATCTGTCCGGTAAACCTCTGATAGCGGCGCGAGCGCGGACCTCAGCAGAGGTCCGGAGCTCAAGAATAGAATTGCTGATTAGGGAGGTCGAGCGCGCAAAACGTTGCAAACATCGGGCTGCGTGTTGCGGCACGGCTGCATAAGCAAAGCCGCGCCTCACGCCGCCCAAGTTGCGGAGGCGCGTCTGTGCCTAGAGCCTCTTACGTACCGGGCGTTCTGACGACCAGTTTGATGTTCAGGAGGTTGACGCCCTTGAACGGGTTCGGCGCGCTTTCGATCGTGCCAGTACCCGTCGCGTTCGCATAGGCACCCGTTCCCGAGAGGATCGTATATTCGCCCGTTGACCGGCCATCCTTGACCGAGCCGGTGTAACGCGCCGTGATCGAGCCATCTTCGAACGTGTAGGTGCTGTAGCCGTAGAAGGGGCCCGAGCCTTTGAGCAAGTCCGAGGAGTTGACGAACTCCTTCACCCCGATGCGGCCGTCCTTGAAGACGGCGACGCCGAACAATTTGCCGGACGCGATCGCCTGGCCTTCGATGTTTGCGACCTCTGTTACCTTGTAGTCGATCGGCTTGGTGACGAGCTTGAACTCGAGGACCTGCTCTCCGGCCAGAGCGGTTGATGCCGCAATGATCAGAGCCACGCCGGAAAGGAAAACGGAGAGAGACTTGCGCATATGCTCCTCCTGCGTTTGCTGGAATTGAAGTGCGTATGCTTGCCGTGCGCCGCCGGCGGCTGAAGTTTCGGGAAGCGTCCAGCGTGCAGGCTCGGACACAACTATGGGTCTAGGCGAGGGAAGTTCAGCGCTTGATCTCGTGATCTTCAACAGCCACTAGGGTGTACTCAAAAAGGGGTAGCTCGCAGGATAGGTAGAGCGAAGCGAAATCCATCAACTCTATTGAAACACGGACAGCGAGCGATGGGTTTCGCAAGACCTCAACCTTTGCTACGGCTGAACCGCTCATTGACCTCAGCCAGTCTCGGGCGTTGAATGCTCCTTGGAGTGCGGCCGGAGGAGTTGCGGCATCCGTCATCTCGCAAGGCATTCGGGTTGCCGGGCCTGCTCTCCTTGTTCGGAAACGAACGGTCTGGCTTCACCGACGCGCACGGAGAGTCGAGAGCCATGAGAGTTTCGACTGCGCTTTTTGCATTTTCGATGGCATCGCTTGCTGCGGCGGGAGCGCCTGCGCGAAGCCAGGAAGGTCCGCCGGCATGGGCCTATCCGGTAAACCCGCCAAATTTTCAACGCGCTCCTGACGATGGCACGATCAGGCGCGTTCCTGACAGCGCCGCCGGCTTTACGCTCACGCAAGTGCGCGATCTGTTCGCCGCGCCCGACTGGCATCCGGACGATCATGCGCCAATGCCGGACATCGTCGCAAAAGGGAGGAAGCCGGACGTGTTCGCCTGCGGCGTCTGTCATCGGGCAGACGGACCGGGCGGTCCCGAGAATGCCAGCCTGTTTGGCCTGTCCGCGGAATACATCACGCAGCAGACCGCGGAGTTCAAGACGGGCCTGCGCATGAACTCGGCGCCTCGGGTTGCCACCGACCTGATGATAAAATTGTCGAAAGCTGTGACCGATCAGGAGCTCAGAGAGGGTGCTGCCTATTTTGCGTCAATCAGGCCGAGATCGAACATCGCGGTCGTGGAGACCGACACCGTACCGAAAACAGAGGTGAGAGATTTATTCCTGGCTGCACTGGACGGCGCCGAGAAGGAGCCCATCGGTCAGCGCATCATCGAGATTCCAGAGAACGTTGAAGACTTTGTCAGCCGAGACTCCCACGCTCGTTTCATTGCTTATGTCCCGGTTGGCGCCGTTCAGAAGGGGCAGGCGCTGGCAGCGAACAGTGACCCCCGCGTCCAGTGCACGACCTGCCACGGTCCTGGCCTCAAAGGCACCGACATCGCGCCGCGGATTGCGGCCCGTTCTCCCACGTATCTGTTCCGGCAGCTCTACGACTTCAGATCGGGTGCGCGGAAGGGCGCCAACAGCGAGCTCATGAAACCGATTGTCGAGACGCTCAGCATCGACGACATGATCGCGCTGGTCGCCTATTCGGCGTCGCTCACGCCCTGACTTTCCTTGGGTGCTGCAGGACGATGCGCCAGTCGGTGCCCTCGGGCGCGATGGCGTCGGTCCCCACCGCGATTCGAGGCGCTGCTCTCTATTTTCCCGCCCGCGAAACGGCTCTGGATTCGCCACCCGCTCCGTCGGAGGTAACGATGGCGCTTTCCCGGAACGGCGCATGGGCAGGTTGCGGCGCCGGCAATTCCTGGCAATACATCCGATCGATCGTGCTCTGCATGAGCGCATAGCAATCGCATGCCGCCTTCTCGAGCCGCGTCCGATCGATCTCCACGAATCCGCGCCGGTCGGACGGGACGGCGCCGACCTCGCGTAGCTTGTTCATCGTCAGAGTCACTGTCGTCCGCCGCACTCCGAGCAATTGCGCCAGTGCCTCCTGCGTCACCGGAAGGAGATCATCGAGGACGCGGTCGTGTAGCTGCAGGAGCCACCGCGCCATGCGGCCATCGACCCGGTGCAGCGCGTTGCAGGCGGCCACGTGCTGGAGCTGCAATAGCACCGCGCGGGCGTGGACTTGCACGACATTCCTGATGGCTGCGCTTTGCGCAGCGGCAGCCCGAAATCTGGCGGCGGAAATCAGCGATGCCGTGCCGCCCACGCGAGCAACCGCGGTCACGGAGGAATGCGACGGGCCGAGCACGGAGAACGAGGCCAAAGCGCCTTCCCGCCCCATCAAGGTGGTTGCGACCGTTTGCCCGTCCGGCATATCGAGCATGAAGGCGATAGCGCCGCTATGGGGAAAATAGACCGGGTCGAGCTCATCGCCCGACCGCACCAGGACGGCATCGGGCTCGAACGAGACCTTCTGGAAGTAGGGCGTGAGCAGGCCGAGATCCGCCGGCGGCAACGCCGCCAGCAGCCGATTGCCGATGCCAGTGCGCTGGACGGGCGCAATGCCTTCTGGCGAACGAGCAGTCAATGGGCGACGGTATCCGCTTGTTTGATCCACTACGATTATCCGAAATACGAATTGCCGAACGAGAACCATCCAAACAGAGCGCTCAGGGGAGATCAAGCACGGACAATTGCGGGACCCAAACAGCACACCTTTGCCGCGCAAACAGGACCTGAATAATCATACAATTGACGATCTCTGCACTCGGCGAGTGCCGACGAGATGATCGACCAGTGATGGTTGCGGCGGCGCGTGAGTCTGCGATTGGCCCAACTTGAACCGCCCATCAGAAACGCCTGACGTCGAAGGCCGCGGATGACGGAGAGCACCTCGCCGACGAGCTCAGGATCGAACCCCTCGCGATTTTCGATCGGCCGTTGTCCGTCGCACCGGCGAATTCGCAATTTCACCAGGGACCAGGTCCATAACCGTAATATGCGGGCGCATACCCGCCATACCCGGGCACAGCATAGGCGCCGCAGTTGTAGTATTCCCCGTAGCCGGGTTCAGGGCAGCCCCGATACCCATAGTATCGGTAGCCGGGCCCTGGATAATATCCAGGCGCATACCCGCCGTAGTAGTCGTAGCCCGGCCCCCAGGCATAGGCGGACGCTGCACTTCCGATCACGGCTCCCGCGATCAATCCGCCAGCGAGAGCGGGACCAAATCCGCCGCGCCAGCCTCCGCCGCGCCAACCACCTCCTGCGAACCCACCATGAAAACCGCCCCCATGAAAGCCACCACCGCCGAACCCGCCACGCGCGGAAGCGCTCGTTGGCGCGAGCGCAACGGCTGCAGTAGCAACCACCGCGATAAGAGCCTTTCTGAGCATGAAAACCTCCCTTGGTTCAGGAGCACATCAAAAGCTAAACGCCACAATGTCTGTTTGGTTGCCCGATACTGGCCGGCGGCTCTCCTTGCATGGCCCGCGGCGTGTGGTTGTGCTCTGCCTTGCAGAAGCCACCCTTGCAGGTGTGCCGGGCCTTCCGTCGTTTAGCGATATCAGGGGCGTACGCGCCCTGACTGCCGCGCGGTTTACACGCCCCGGTTAGCCCCGTGAAACCGGCTCAGGAACGCCTTCAGCCGTTCGCTGCGCGGGCTGGCGGATGGTCTCCCCGGGCGTGCGGCCATGATGCCGTCGTTCATGAAGCCGACGCGGGTGAAGACGTCGGCGGCGAAGGCCATCTCGTGCGTGACCAGCACCATGGTCATGCCGTCGGCGGCAAGGCCGCGGATGACGGAGAGGACTTCGCCGACGAGCTCGGGGTCGAGCGCCAGGTCGGCTTCGTCGCTTCAAGTCGCGAACAGGACCCAGAACAGCGCCACCAAGAGGCTGATGAACCAGATCGCGCAAGCCAGGAATACCCAGTCGTGTTTGGTCATGGCGCCGACAAGCGCGCCCCTGGCTTGAACCAACGCGACATGAGCTCAGACAAGAATTTGCTTGAAAGCATGGCGCTGGCCTAGCGGAATACGAGCCGCCAAGTCTTGCTATTCCGTGCCAGGGAATTGAGGCTTTGTGCCACCGTATCAGAGGCTTTGTGTCGGCGTATCAGAGAACATCGTTCGAGCTCCGATACGCCTTTGGCGTAAGGCCGGTCCAACGAACGAAAGCATGTGTGAAGGAGCTGACCTCAGTGTAGCCCAGCAACCATGCGATCTGGGAAATCGGCAGTTCCTCTTCCTTGAGGTAGCGGCACGCAAGTGCATTTCGAAACGCTTCGAGCACGTTCGAAAAGCCCGTGCCCTCGGACGATAGAGCCCGAGCGAGAGTTCTCCGGCTCATGCCAAGGCGGCGCGCGACCTCCGCGGCGTTGGCTTTGCCGTGCGGAAGCAGTTGGGCGATCTGATCTTCGACGCGAGACCGTAGGTCGGCCCGCGTCGACGTCCGGTTGCTCAGGGCTTCATCGGCATATTGAAGCAACATCTTGTTGAGGTGCGAATCGGCCCGAACGACCGGCAACGCGCCGATCCGCGCGGGAAACAACACCTCGTCCCGATCCGCTGCAAACTCGATGTCGCATCCAAGCTGGGATCGGACCTCCAAAGGCGTTTCGCGTCTGTAGTGTTTTAGTTTGATCTGCCTTGGAGCGAGCCTGCCGTCAGTCAACGCACGACAGATACGGACAAGCGCGATTAGCCAAAATTCCGTATGGTGACGGTCCGATAGGCGATCGATGTTGACATACTCAAGTCCAATGGTCAGTCCGCGTTCCAGGGACGTCCGCAGCCGTACACCCTCGTTGTTGATCGCGCAGTAACGTCCTCCAGTTTGCAAGGCGTCAGCGAGGTGCTCTGACGAGGCCATGACGTAGTACAGAAGTCCAATCTCCCCCAACTCGAAGTCTTGAGCCAAATGGAACCCGAAGCAGTCGTCCTGCAATTTTCTGGCAGCGAGTTCGAGGAGCCTCATCTGCGCTCTCGCATCAATGCGGCGTTTGCTGTCCTCAACGTCGTCGACCGCCAAGCCTGCGGCTGACACGATCGGAGCCGGGTCGACTTTCGCATCCCGAAGTCGGGCACATGCGAGGCGAGCTATCGTTCCGGCAGAGCTTGGTATCGATGGCAGGGTGGCGCTTGCAGGGTGTTTGGCAGTTTTCATTCGGCACCGACTTGTGATTTCGGCAAACGTCGGGAGCCGCGAGGACAGCATCTTGACCTATGTCGACCTGATGCGCCTGCGGCAATCCGGTGTGACCATACCTCGCAATTCATTGGCTCAGGATCACAAGACGGAGCGGAGGCAATCATCTAGCCGATGGTTTTGCCGTCACTCCATTTCTGTCTTTGAATCGACGGCGGTTGGCTTCGGCTGGACCGGACAGGGGCGACTTCAAAATGAAAGACGTGATTGCACCTTGGGACAACGCTCTCGCTGCGCACCTCGGGATGTTGGCAAATGAGACGGAGCGGGGGATCACCGCCACGGCGAACGGCCAGACAGGCTGAGTCATGGCCAGCAAGAGACCCGCTCAACAGAGCGGCATCCATCGGTCAATTTATTTCGTGATCACCGAAGCCGAGGCCCCCGGCACCTGGAGCTACTCGTTTTCCGTCGGCAACCGCAACTTCTCGGGCAGGGTGCAGGCGGTCCTCGGATTGCTGGCGGCGCGTCGCGTCAAGATGAAGATCGATCGGGCGTTGCTGCACGATGCGTCAACAGAGGCTCATACCGACGCCGTGACCAAACCGGACGCCTCTCCGACCTCAACACCTTCGCCAGTGAACCGTAGCGGTTCGGCAACCCCGTCAAACACCGTCGCGTTCACCTGCGCGGCTTGCAACGCCAGTTACGAGGCCGTGCAGGTTCGCACCGCGGCGAAGGGGATTTTTCGCTGCACTGCCTGTTACTGGCCGGTCCATCAATGGGACGGCGCGCATGATTATCGAAGCTGGCGGCGGAAGACGTAGAGAAGTCCCGCTTCGCTCGTTCAGTCGGTACGCCTTGAGCCAGCGAGCTCGAAATCATTCGAGACATGCCGACGTAATCGCTGGCTTAGCCAGATCAGGCC
The DNA window shown above is from Bradyrhizobium sp. CB1650 and carries:
- a CDS encoding AraC family transcriptional regulator, producing MAVDDVEDSKRRIDARAQMRLLELAARKLQDDCFGFHLAQDFELGEIGLLYYVMASSEHLADALQTGGRYCAINNEGVRLRTSLERGLTIGLEYVNIDRLSDRHHTEFWLIALVRICRALTDGRLAPRQIKLKHYRRETPLEVRSQLGCDIEFAADRDEVLFPARIGALPVVRADSHLNKMLLQYADEALSNRTSTRADLRSRVEDQIAQLLPHGKANAAEVARRLGMSRRTLARALSSEGTGFSNVLEAFRNALACRYLKEEELPISQIAWLLGYTEVSSFTHAFVRWTGLTPKAYRSSNDVL
- a CDS encoding c-type cytochrome — encoded protein: MPGLLSLFGNERSGFTDAHGESRAMRVSTALFAFSMASLAAAGAPARSQEGPPAWAYPVNPPNFQRAPDDGTIRRVPDSAAGFTLTQVRDLFAAPDWHPDDHAPMPDIVAKGRKPDVFACGVCHRADGPGGPENASLFGLSAEYITQQTAEFKTGLRMNSAPRVATDLMIKLSKAVTDQELREGAAYFASIRPRSNIAVVETDTVPKTEVRDLFLAALDGAEKEPIGQRIIEIPENVEDFVSRDSHARFIAYVPVGAVQKGQALAANSDPRVQCTTCHGPGLKGTDIAPRIAARSPTYLFRQLYDFRSGARKGANSELMKPIVETLSIDDMIALVAYSASLTP
- a CDS encoding Crp/Fnr family transcriptional regulator, translated to MTARSPEGIAPVQRTGIGNRLLAALPPADLGLLTPYFQKVSFEPDAVLVRSGDELDPVYFPHSGAIAFMLDMPDGQTVATTLMGREGALASFSVLGPSHSSVTAVARVGGTASLISAARFRAAAAQSAAIRNVVQVHARAVLLQLQHVAACNALHRVDGRMARWLLQLHDRVLDDLLPVTQEALAQLLGVRRTTVTLTMNKLREVGAVPSDRRGFVEIDRTRLEKAACDCYALMQSTIDRMYCQELPAPQPAHAPFRESAIVTSDGAGGESRAVSRAGK
- a CDS encoding carboxylesterase family protein, yielding MLTGAVPTTSGPVLGAEQAGVRVFKGVPFAVARRFAKATPPRAWTEPRRCTDYGAYAPQPGHLDHADEDSCLSLNIWAPAAVDRPLPVLFFIHGGAFVTGGGADYDGGFLAAHGPAVIVTINYRLGPLGFLQLHRHGLDEANNLAVSDALAALDWVRANIASFGGDPDAVTLSGQSAGASMAIALATLPQAKGKFIRALALSAPGRTITSADHADEVAARVLAELEMVRDPAAIAAVPLPQLFAAVERVGRRLADETDGGTVFGPVLDGTVIPREPRDVLADGELRDIPLWLGSCRDEMMMFLKSTPPAAMIRVTEQQVRAAFGDAGWERLAACYRATARADEDPYEALLSDAFWHRPMADLARLHAAAGGAVWLSRFDHRPALEPFLSQGPTHGADNACLWAHLPDFIDRPILRRKGGPMTPADIDVAARFQASVLRFVATGMPDVAEAWPRFEPGKEPLAIFGQPFHIVPLNQGKRFGLWAELTERSHREAVA
- a CDS encoding MFS transporter is translated as MSLTSTASTLHAPIAAEAAPNKLPKRAALVSFVGSMLEYYDFFIYGTAAALIFPKVFFANVDPSTATLLALLSFGIGYIARPVGAVILGHFGDRIGRKTVLLFTLVLMGGSTLAIGLLPDAKAIGNAAPIILTLLRLLQGLSAAGEQSGANSLTLEHSANSNRAFFTSWTLSGTQAGAILATLVFIPVSSLPEEQLLSWGWRIPFLLSALVLLVAYLVRRTMPETPVFTEIKDKAKVARFPVVALLRDYWPDVLRVIVCALIATVSTMTAVFALGYATSKFGVARPTMLWAGALGNVTALITQPLWALLADRIGRKPVFIGGVLGCAVLVFPYFLAVASGNTLAIFAAAMILSGIIYAAPNAIWPSFYAEMFEARVRYSGTAIGTQLGFLAAGFTPLVSASLVGEGPNGWIPVAIFIACCCVISAAAAATARETHAVDIADLGKRRA
- a CDS encoding carboxylesterase family protein; protein product: MGGKMKVANRNFAHLVQSVLSVASLAMLATSAVTPASAQIVVTPIPGDPVSIDSGAVSGKVLPSGVKAYLGIPYAAPPLGDLRWREPQKVEAWKGVYHADRLASECIQVLRRHNLNHYFGEEATSENCLYLNIWASGDAKAGAKLPVVAWIYGGGFTLGSSGMAMYDGENVAKKGTIFVSFNYRVGILGNLAHPELTAESPHHASGNYGLMDQVAALQWIKRNIAQFGGDPDNVTITGQSAGAMSVSAIEASPLAKGLFNRGFAMSLSMFDNRFKFPKLPDAEKIGLEVQSALGVSSLAEMRLIQADKILAIQKDCQLGCAGNIAVPLDIDGHVLPDTVPNIFAAGKQNDVATVAGFTRDESSNDLRTAANLEAYLAAARKLYGDQADRFLALYPAKTDDEAKAMGLLAAREGLVEVGTRNWAVAQRKTGKARFYMYMFSRVHPFAPGVEFFDSPQKIGAYHTSDVPYWFGTQDAFNKFRTTRVWTEFDRALSDRMMETLVAFARTGDPSTPATPWPQWTVDAQKYLEFGDDIGVREENRARLDFHTPVNVTPSTPRASRD